One Microtus pennsylvanicus isolate mMicPen1 chromosome 3, mMicPen1.hap1, whole genome shotgun sequence DNA window includes the following coding sequences:
- the LOC142847176 gene encoding olfactory receptor 8B8-like: MAPENSSSVTEFFLVGLTEEPDLQCPLFILFLVMYVVTVLGNLGLIILIALNSHLHTPMYFFLFNLSFVDLCYSSVFSPKMLMSFISEKNIISYSGCMTQLFFFSFFSISECYVLTSMAYDRYVAICKPLLYNIIMSPNLCLNLMLGSYLMAFSGAMAHTGCMLRLIFCGANTVNHYFCDILPLLQLSCTSTYINELEVFVVVGINIIVPSITIFISYGFILSNIFHINSTENRFKAFNTCSSHIIAVSLFFGSGAFMYLKPSSAMSMDKGKISSVFYTNTVPLLNPLIYSLRNKDVKIALKKTLTKRKY; this comes from the coding sequence ATGGCTCCTGAAAATAGCTCTTCAGTGACTGAATTTTTTCTGGTGGGATTAACAGAGGAGCCTGATCTCCAGTGTCCACTCTTCATCCTCTTTCTGGTGATGTACGTGGTCACTGTGTTGGGAAATCTCGGATTGATCATCTTGATTGCACTGAATTCTCACCTTCACACCccaatgtacttcttcctctttaACTTGTCCTTTGTTGACCTCTGCTATTCATCTGTGTTCTCACCCAAAATGTTAATGAGCTTTATATCAgagaaaaacattatttcttaTAGTGGATGCATgacccagcttttctttttcagctttttctctatttctgagtGTTATGTGCTAACCtcaatggcctatgatcgctatgtggccatctgtaaaCCACTCTTGTATAATATTATCATGTCTCCTAATTTATGTTTGAACCTTATGCTTGGTTCATATTTGATGGCATTTTCTGGTGCCATGGCTCACACTGGATGCATGTTGAGACTGATTTTCTGTGGTGCAAACACCGTCAATCACTACTTTTGTGACATTCTCCCTTTGCTTCAGCTCTCCTGTACCAGTACTTACATCAATGAGCTGGAGGTTTTTGTTGTCGTGGGTATCAACATTATTGTGCCCAGCATCACTATCTTTATTTCTTATGGTTTCATCCTCTCCAATATTTTCCATATAAACTCCACTGAAAACAGGTTCAAGGCCTTCAACACCTGCAGTTCCCACATAATAGCTGTTTCTCTATTCTTTGGATCAGGTGCATTTATGTATCTGAAACCCTCCTCTGCCATGTCAATGGATAAAGGTAAAATATCTTCTGTCTTTTATACGAATACAGTTCCTCTGTTGAATCCTTTAATATACAGCTTGAGGAACAAAGATGTTAAAATTGCCTTGAAAAAGACACTGACTAAAAGAAAGTATTGA